A window of the Terriglobales bacterium genome harbors these coding sequences:
- a CDS encoding class D sortase, giving the protein MRRLGKLEFVLAITGGLLLALYLGARIHGAILSRAEVQRFKSEQTASRNQSPEIVMTAGSPDFSLWSEKRIKEYQQSLAVHFTPASAILRIPKIRLEVPVLNGTDDLSLNRGVGLIAGTARPGDDGNIAIAGHRDGFFRGLKDVVLGDTIEIDTQTETNTYRIDRMIIVDPNDVSVLAPRQQPSLTLVTCYPFYFVGSAPQRYIVQASRVDSNLRESAQQNSKLRFSETDAKANVK; this is encoded by the coding sequence ATGCGTCGGCTAGGCAAGTTGGAATTTGTGTTGGCGATCACCGGCGGGCTGTTGCTCGCCCTGTATCTGGGCGCGCGCATCCACGGCGCTATTCTTTCCCGAGCAGAGGTTCAGCGGTTTAAGAGCGAGCAGACCGCCTCGCGAAATCAATCCCCTGAGATCGTGATGACCGCGGGCAGCCCTGACTTCAGCCTTTGGTCAGAGAAGCGGATCAAGGAGTACCAGCAAAGCTTAGCCGTCCACTTCACTCCCGCCAGCGCCATTCTTCGTATTCCCAAAATTCGCCTGGAAGTGCCGGTGCTCAATGGCACTGACGATCTCAGCCTCAACCGCGGGGTCGGACTCATTGCCGGCACGGCTCGTCCCGGAGATGACGGCAACATCGCTATTGCCGGTCATCGTGACGGATTCTTTCGCGGACTCAAGGACGTAGTTCTGGGAGACACGATCGAAATAGATACGCAAACAGAAACCAACACTTACCGCATCGATCGCATGATCATCGTCGATCCCAACGACGTCTCTGTACTCGCGCCACGCCAGCAGCCGTCCCTGACGTTGGTGACCTGCTATCCCTTTTATTTCGTGGGCAGCGCTCCTCAGCGCTACATCGTGCAGGCTTCGCGCGTGGATTCGAACTTGAGAGAATCCGCGCAACAGAATTCAAAACTCCGCTTCAGCGAAACAGATGCTAAGGCAAATGTGAAGTAA
- a CDS encoding response regulator transcription factor translates to MPKVSVLLADNNSAVLDRVAKLLRADYNVVGAVKDGAAVLAESLRLNPDIIVLDISMGELSGIDVARRLRDSGCNSKIIFLTVHEDADFVNAAMGVGAAAYVVKSRLSLDLITAIHAVLTNKLFVSPNLLYVQEEKGG, encoded by the coding sequence GTGCCCAAAGTAAGCGTATTGCTCGCCGACAATAATTCCGCCGTCCTCGATCGGGTCGCGAAATTGCTTAGGGCCGACTACAACGTAGTCGGGGCTGTAAAGGACGGTGCAGCAGTGTTGGCCGAGTCTCTCCGTCTGAACCCCGACATCATCGTACTCGATATCTCCATGGGCGAACTGAGCGGTATTGATGTGGCCCGGCGGCTGCGAGACTCCGGTTGCAATTCCAAGATCATCTTTCTCACCGTCCATGAGGACGCTGACTTCGTCAACGCAGCCATGGGCGTGGGTGCAGCCGCTTACGTCGTCAAATCCAGGCTCAGCCTGGACCTGATCACTGCCATTCATGCGGTACTGACCAATAAGCTCTTTGTGTCCCCAAACCTGCTCTATGTGCAAGAGGAGAAAGGCGGGTAG
- a CDS encoding PAS domain S-box protein: MLILFCVLNFPLPAAAGLDITQPELHQLQLLFLSPCHMQMAATGATITGFSLAVGTPSGGALPWLYALITIEFLLIALLLRDRITHHQAEERLRQKEAAAQEELRKSEEKFSKAFRQGPMVLTLTDAQTQCYIDVNETYEQLTGYRREEVIGHSIRDMGLWANPYERSTLAKRLLSEGRLRDIEFQYRTRGGELRVAQASAELIEIGSRPCILGAAIDITDRKRAELALLESENRFRLMSDSAPVMMWLSGPDKLCTDFNKEWLRFTGRTLQQELGDGWTHAVHPDDLPACIRIYTHAFDNREAFEMEYRLRRHDGEFRWILDRGAPRFLENGNFAGYIGCCIDVTEQREARAERARLGGRLIQAQENERTRIARELHDDINQRLALLANGLQQLEQVSAQNSNNGFRQEDQIHELWQLTNEIASDLQHLSHRLHPSKLQYLGLGSAVRELCQEFSRQHKISVEYTARDLPPDLDENVSLSLFRTAQEALRNVAKHSQALHAKVELVRHSTVVRLRVSDDGVGFDPDRDSARHGLGLISMRERLRSAGGHLVVWSRPSLGTQIEGTVPAVQAKRSAQSFVQQAS, translated from the coding sequence GTGCTGATTCTCTTTTGTGTCCTGAATTTTCCTCTTCCTGCGGCTGCTGGCCTCGACATTACTCAGCCCGAGTTGCACCAACTGCAACTGCTCTTCCTCTCTCCCTGTCATATGCAGATGGCCGCTACCGGCGCAACAATCACCGGGTTCAGCCTGGCTGTCGGAACTCCCTCGGGCGGAGCACTCCCGTGGCTTTACGCCCTCATAACCATCGAATTTTTGCTCATTGCCTTGCTGCTTCGCGATCGCATCACCCACCACCAGGCCGAAGAACGGCTGCGTCAAAAAGAAGCAGCGGCGCAAGAAGAACTACGGAAGTCGGAGGAAAAGTTCTCCAAGGCATTTCGCCAGGGCCCCATGGTCCTCACCCTGACCGATGCCCAGACCCAGTGCTACATCGATGTAAACGAGACCTATGAACAACTCACGGGATATCGCCGGGAGGAGGTTATTGGGCACTCTATACGCGACATGGGACTCTGGGCGAACCCCTACGAGAGATCAACCCTGGCGAAACGGCTCCTATCCGAGGGCCGTCTTCGTGACATTGAGTTTCAATATCGCACCAGGGGTGGCGAACTTCGCGTTGCCCAGGCTTCCGCCGAACTGATTGAGATTGGCAGCAGGCCGTGCATACTGGGGGCAGCTATCGACATCACGGATCGCAAGCGGGCTGAACTGGCGCTGCTGGAGAGCGAAAACAGATTCCGCCTGATGAGCGATTCGGCGCCGGTCATGATGTGGTTATCCGGACCGGACAAACTTTGTACCGACTTCAACAAGGAGTGGTTGCGCTTCACGGGACGTACCCTGCAACAGGAACTAGGAGATGGCTGGACGCACGCTGTTCACCCGGATGATTTGCCAGCTTGCATTCGAATTTACACGCACGCCTTCGACAACCGGGAAGCGTTTGAAATGGAATACCGTTTGCGCCGTCATGACGGCGAATTCCGTTGGATCCTTGATCGTGGTGCTCCTCGTTTCCTGGAGAACGGTAATTTTGCCGGCTATATCGGCTGCTGCATCGACGTAACCGAACAAAGAGAGGCCCGGGCTGAACGCGCACGACTCGGCGGTCGCTTGATTCAGGCCCAGGAGAACGAGCGCACACGCATCGCCAGGGAATTACATGACGATATCAATCAGAGATTGGCGCTGTTGGCCAATGGCTTGCAACAACTCGAGCAAGTCTCGGCACAGAACAGCAACAATGGATTTCGCCAGGAAGATCAGATCCACGAACTGTGGCAACTGACCAACGAAATCGCCAGCGACCTTCAGCATCTGTCCCACCGATTGCATCCTTCGAAGTTGCAATATCTCGGACTGGGATCTGCTGTCCGCGAACTCTGCCAGGAGTTTTCACGGCAGCATAAGATCAGCGTCGAATATACCGCGCGGGACCTGCCGCCGGATTTGGACGAAAACGTTTCTCTCAGCCTGTTCCGCACGGCTCAGGAGGCACTCCGCAATGTAGCGAAACACAGCCAGGCTCTTCATGCAAAAGTGGAACTCGTGCGCCACTCGACTGTAGTTCGCTTGCGCGTTTCCGACGATGGAGTCGGATTTGATCCGGACCGCGACTCTGCACGTCACGGCCTTGGTCTGATCAGCATGCGTGAGCGTCTCAGGTCCGCCGGCGGGCACCTTGTGGTCTGGTCGCGGCCCTCCTTGGGCACTCAGATCGAAGGCACGGTTCCTGCCGTGCAGGCCAAACGGAGCGCACAGTCGTTCGTGCAGCAGGCTAGCTGA
- a CDS encoding transporter, whose amino-acid sequence MVQTTGEPARFGRRRLGSGIGMRVFLRVLLCAGIAVWPAGLGAQDLAPRAYLITPIRSNAVTLTYSYFSGNVLFDGAVPITDATSTSSVIAFNYTHSLSFFGRTASFLAVLPYGVGNFQGTVAEVPRNVYRSGLLDCAFRLAVNLKGGPAMELRDFIKWRQKTIIGASLKVVAPTGQYDPTVLVNLGSNRWAFKPEIGLSRRRGHWVIDVYGAVWFFTTNSEFFSHNQFNPGVATQSQSPTGAFEGHLSYDVRPRLWASLDGNFWTGGRTSLNGLQNPGTLQRNSRVGGTVSIPVSKRYSVKFSYNNGAYIRYGGNYQNISVAWQYSWIGGPK is encoded by the coding sequence GTGGTTCAAACGACGGGCGAACCGGCGCGCTTCGGTCGGCGACGCTTAGGCTCCGGGATCGGCATGCGGGTCTTTCTAAGGGTTCTGTTATGCGCCGGGATAGCGGTCTGGCCGGCGGGCCTGGGCGCGCAGGATCTGGCGCCGCGAGCTTATCTCATTACGCCGATACGTTCCAATGCGGTGACGTTAACCTATTCGTACTTCAGCGGCAACGTTCTTTTCGATGGCGCGGTTCCGATAACCGATGCAACCTCCACAAGCAGCGTGATCGCGTTCAACTACACACACTCGTTGAGCTTTTTCGGACGTACCGCCAGCTTCCTGGCGGTGCTGCCCTATGGAGTGGGGAACTTTCAAGGGACGGTAGCGGAGGTTCCCAGAAATGTCTACCGCTCGGGCTTGCTGGATTGCGCTTTCCGCCTTGCCGTCAATCTGAAGGGCGGGCCGGCTATGGAGTTGCGAGACTTTATCAAATGGCGGCAGAAAACCATTATCGGCGCGAGCCTAAAGGTGGTGGCTCCGACCGGTCAGTACGATCCGACGGTCTTAGTCAACTTAGGCAGCAACCGATGGGCCTTCAAACCAGAGATTGGATTGTCTCGACGTCGGGGTCACTGGGTGATTGATGTGTACGGAGCGGTTTGGTTCTTTACTACCAACAGCGAGTTTTTCTCGCACAATCAATTTAATCCTGGTGTTGCCACGCAATCGCAGAGTCCTACCGGAGCGTTCGAAGGACATCTCAGTTATGACGTAAGGCCGCGGCTTTGGGCCTCGCTGGACGGCAATTTCTGGACTGGCGGGCGGACCAGCCTGAATGGCTTGCAAAACCCGGGCACGCTGCAGAGGAACTCGCGTGTTGGCGGGACAGTTTCGATCCCTGTGAGCAAGCGTTACTCGGTAAAATTCAGCTACAACAATGGCGCTTACATCCGATATGGCGGAAATTATCAGAACATTTCCGTGGCATGGCAGTATTCCTGGATAGGGGGGCCGAAGTAA
- a CDS encoding DUF481 domain-containing protein, giving the protein MNTRSIVLFLALLPAMPLLARDKTDVLIMKNGDHMMCEVKGLDAGVLYVSFDYIDGTASVDWSKVARLESQQLFVVKTEDGSVYMGTLRTPETAADRPVRIQVVKEPDQEQLLEVSQIVQMIATSDKFWQRFNGEVGFGVIYSKGNQSTQYSLSSETAYVRERWSAGASFDSNLSSSSGTNASTRNSLILSARHLMRQNNWFYSGLASFLQSSEQGISLQSTYGGGVGRYLKNTNRASIALLGGVAYQKTDYKQSSTSLTGQNVAAALIYAEARLFKFSKTNLNVTAALLPAFSDPGRVRFGTNAAYYIKIVSNLKWNVSFYGNWDNRPPPGFSGSDYGTSSGLTWTFGLK; this is encoded by the coding sequence ATGAACACTCGAAGTATTGTTCTTTTTCTTGCACTCCTCCCAGCTATGCCCCTCCTTGCCCGGGATAAGACGGATGTGCTGATCATGAAGAACGGCGATCACATGATGTGCGAGGTGAAGGGGCTGGATGCAGGTGTGCTGTATGTGAGCTTCGACTACATCGACGGCACAGCTTCGGTTGATTGGTCGAAAGTGGCCCGCCTGGAAAGCCAGCAGTTATTCGTTGTGAAAACAGAGGATGGCTCTGTCTACATGGGAACGCTGCGTACGCCGGAGACGGCCGCCGACCGGCCGGTAAGAATTCAGGTAGTGAAGGAGCCGGATCAGGAACAACTGCTTGAAGTCTCGCAAATCGTGCAAATGATTGCGACTTCAGACAAGTTCTGGCAGCGCTTCAACGGCGAGGTAGGCTTTGGAGTAATCTACTCAAAAGGCAATCAATCGACTCAGTACAGCTTGAGCTCGGAAACAGCATACGTTCGCGAACGCTGGAGTGCCGGAGCCAGCTTCGATTCCAACCTATCCTCCAGCTCCGGGACGAATGCTTCCACTCGCAACTCTTTGATTCTGAGCGCTCGGCATTTAATGAGACAAAACAATTGGTTCTACTCTGGGCTGGCGTCATTCCTGCAGAGCTCGGAGCAGGGAATCTCATTGCAGAGCACATACGGCGGCGGGGTGGGGCGGTATTTGAAGAACACAAACCGTGCAAGTATCGCGCTGCTTGGGGGCGTTGCCTACCAAAAGACGGATTACAAGCAATCGAGCACTTCTCTAACGGGCCAGAACGTTGCAGCAGCATTGATCTACGCAGAAGCAAGGCTGTTCAAATTCAGCAAAACCAATCTCAACGTAACCGCGGCGCTTTTGCCAGCTTTTTCTGACCCAGGACGGGTACGATTCGGTACGAATGCGGCGTACTACATCAAGATCGTCAGCAATCTGAAATGGAATGTCTCGTTCTATGGGAACTGGGACAATCGGCCGCCGCCTGGGTTTTCCGGAAGCGATTACGGAACCAGTTCAGGACTCACCTGGACATTCGGCCTGAAGTGA
- a CDS encoding SemiSWEET family transporter, whose amino-acid sequence MGRSKKMMLISLLLGLFALCSCQGLIHDTQSLLAPRFHRSEIFGFLAGFGTTFAALPDLIAMLRRRSSAGMNPRMAAIMGVFQILWVYYGLLIVSRPVVIWNVVAIVINFLSVGAYFYFLNKEKAQVKG is encoded by the coding sequence ATGGGCCGGTCTAAGAAGATGATGTTGATTAGTCTCCTTCTGGGTCTGTTTGCGCTCTGCAGCTGTCAGGGCCTGATTCACGACACACAAAGCCTGCTCGCCCCCAGGTTTCACCGTTCCGAGATCTTTGGTTTTCTGGCGGGTTTTGGAACAACCTTCGCCGCTTTGCCCGATTTGATTGCCATGCTCCGGCGTCGCTCAAGCGCCGGCATGAACCCCAGGATGGCGGCCATTATGGGCGTCTTCCAGATCCTCTGGGTCTATTACGGCTTGTTAATCGTTTCCCGGCCGGTGGTCATCTGGAACGTGGTCGCGATAGTGATCAATTTCCTGAGCGTCGGCGCGTATTTCTATTTCCTGAATAAGGAGAAAGCCCAAGTCAAAGGGTGA
- a CDS encoding glucosidase, whose translation MTPSPKSPIAYIETNEQRRLNDARENGVPWKKWGPYLSERQWGTVREDYSQDGNAWNYFSHDQSRSRAYRWGEDGLAGISDDKQQLCFSVALWNGRDPILKERMFGLTNSEGNHGEDVKEYYFYLDSTPTHSYMKHLYKYPQAEFPYRDLVQTNKRRSREEFEYELLDTGVFDKDRYFDVFVEYAKADPEDILIKISVHNRGPEAAELHVLPTLWFRNTWSWERDADKPVLRQGGEGAVLASHPQLGDRTLQCEGNPELLFTENESNAKRLWGQPNPSPYVKDAFHEYVVSGRREAVNPSRIGTKAAAHYRLQVPAGGSKTVRLRLSAKPPAEPFKTFDQTFAARLADADEFYDRITPHSLSEDERRVHRQALAGMLWTKQYYYFDLDRWLEEHDSHPLLGSGRGRARNTEWFHMLNRDVISMPDKWEYPWYAAWDLAFHTIALAMVDFDFAKDQLLLMLRNLYAHPNGQIPAYEWNFSDVNPPVHAWATLFLFNMEKELGRSDLRFLERSFQGLMLNFNWWVNRKDPEGKNVFAGGFLGLDNIGVFDRSAQLPTGGHLDQADGTAWMAFYCQNMLEIALILTDYDSMYEDIAFRFLEHFIWITYAMDRIGENHDEMWDSKDGFFYDLLHVPNGDAMRLRVRSMVGLLPLCASTVLEASGALPRHPRLVELVELFKKRHPDLLKHIAPADEKFVGYADRRIMSVCNKEKIERILAYMLDENEFFGPYGIRSLSKYHLEHPFVFHLGADEYKVQYLPAESNTGMFGGNSNWRGPVWMPVNVLLLRALFNLYQFYGDDFKVECPTGSGKYMTLFEVAQELGHRLSSIFLRDKNGKRPVYGGCKKFQEDPHWKDYILFYEYFHGDNGAGLGASHQTGWTGTIARVIDSLARLTATDVLHTSKDDLVARMTREQVAG comes from the coding sequence ATGACACCGTCCCCGAAGTCCCCAATTGCCTACATCGAAACCAACGAGCAGCGCCGCCTGAACGATGCCCGAGAAAACGGCGTTCCCTGGAAGAAGTGGGGTCCATATCTCAGTGAAAGGCAATGGGGCACGGTGCGCGAAGACTACAGCCAGGATGGCAATGCCTGGAACTATTTTAGTCATGACCAGAGTCGCTCTCGCGCCTATCGCTGGGGAGAAGATGGCCTGGCAGGGATCTCCGACGACAAGCAGCAACTGTGTTTTTCAGTGGCCCTGTGGAATGGTCGTGATCCCATCCTGAAAGAGCGCATGTTCGGCTTGACAAACAGCGAGGGCAATCACGGCGAGGACGTGAAGGAGTACTACTTCTATCTCGATAGCACCCCCACTCACTCCTACATGAAACATCTCTATAAATATCCCCAGGCAGAATTTCCCTACAGGGACCTGGTGCAAACCAACAAGCGCCGCTCGCGCGAAGAGTTCGAATATGAACTGCTCGACACCGGAGTATTCGATAAGGACCGCTATTTCGATGTGTTCGTCGAATATGCCAAGGCGGACCCAGAAGACATTTTGATTAAAATCTCGGTTCACAACCGCGGCCCCGAGGCAGCCGAACTGCATGTGCTTCCCACGCTCTGGTTTCGCAACACCTGGTCATGGGAGCGCGACGCAGACAAACCGGTGTTGCGCCAGGGTGGAGAGGGCGCGGTTCTGGCATCGCATCCTCAACTCGGCGATCGCACACTTCAGTGCGAAGGCAATCCCGAGCTCTTGTTTACGGAAAATGAATCCAATGCGAAGCGCCTATGGGGTCAACCGAACCCCTCACCTTACGTGAAAGATGCATTTCACGAGTACGTGGTATCTGGTCGGCGCGAAGCTGTGAATCCGTCCAGGATAGGCACGAAGGCTGCCGCGCACTACCGTCTCCAAGTCCCTGCCGGTGGCAGCAAAACAGTACGCCTGCGCCTGAGCGCGAAACCACCCGCCGAGCCTTTTAAGACATTCGACCAGACGTTCGCCGCTCGTCTGGCTGACGCCGACGAATTCTATGACCGCATCACTCCCCATTCTCTAAGCGAAGACGAACGCCGCGTGCACCGCCAGGCCCTCGCCGGGATGCTGTGGACGAAGCAGTACTACTATTTCGACCTTGATCGCTGGCTGGAGGAGCATGATTCCCATCCCCTGTTAGGATCGGGTCGGGGCCGCGCCAGGAATACCGAGTGGTTCCATATGTTGAACCGCGACGTCATCTCCATGCCTGACAAGTGGGAGTATCCCTGGTATGCGGCATGGGACTTGGCTTTTCACACCATCGCCCTGGCTATGGTTGATTTCGATTTTGCCAAGGATCAGCTCTTGCTTATGCTCCGCAATCTCTACGCCCATCCCAACGGGCAGATTCCCGCCTACGAGTGGAACTTCAGCGACGTGAATCCTCCCGTTCATGCCTGGGCCACACTGTTCCTCTTCAACATGGAGAAGGAGCTGGGCCGGTCCGATCTGCGCTTCCTCGAGCGCTCTTTCCAGGGGTTAATGTTGAATTTCAACTGGTGGGTCAACCGCAAGGATCCGGAAGGAAAGAATGTTTTCGCCGGCGGATTTCTCGGGTTGGACAACATCGGAGTCTTCGACCGCAGCGCCCAGCTTCCAACCGGCGGGCATCTCGATCAGGCGGACGGCACGGCGTGGATGGCCTTCTATTGCCAGAACATGCTGGAGATCGCCCTTATCCTGACTGACTACGACTCCATGTATGAAGACATCGCCTTCCGCTTCCTCGAGCACTTTATCTGGATCACCTACGCCATGGACCGGATCGGCGAGAACCATGACGAAATGTGGGACAGCAAGGACGGGTTCTTCTACGATCTGCTACACGTGCCCAATGGCGATGCAATGCGGCTGAGAGTGCGGTCCATGGTGGGCTTATTGCCCCTCTGTGCCTCCACTGTACTCGAAGCAAGTGGAGCCCTGCCTCGCCATCCCCGGTTGGTGGAATTGGTCGAGTTGTTTAAGAAGCGTCATCCCGATTTACTGAAGCATATTGCTCCCGCCGACGAGAAGTTTGTTGGCTATGCTGACCGCCGGATTATGTCGGTCTGTAATAAGGAGAAAATCGAGCGCATTCTGGCTTACATGCTCGATGAGAATGAGTTTTTCGGCCCCTATGGCATACGCTCGCTTTCCAAATATCACCTCGAGCATCCATTTGTGTTTCATCTGGGCGCAGACGAATACAAGGTTCAATATCTCCCGGCAGAGTCGAACACCGGAATGTTCGGCGGCAATTCCAACTGGCGTGGCCCGGTATGGATGCCGGTGAACGTCCTGCTGCTCCGAGCTTTGTTCAACCTCTATCAATTCTATGGGGACGACTTCAAAGTCGAGTGCCCCACCGGTTCCGGAAAGTACATGACACTCTTTGAGGTGGCTCAGGAGCTCGGCCACAGGCTGTCCAGCATCTTTCTGCGCGATAAGAATGGCAAACGCCCGGTCTATGGAGGATGCAAAAAGTTTCAGGAAGATCCGCACTGGAAAGACTACATTCTGTTCTACGAGTACTTTCACGGCGATAACGGCGCAGGGCTCGGCGCATCTCACCAGACTGGATGGACCGGAACCATCGCTCGCGTGATTGACTCGCTTGCGCGTCTGACTGCGACGGATGTCCTGCACACGTCCAAGGACGATCTCGTCGCGCGCATGACCCGCGAACAGGTCGCAGGATGA
- a CDS encoding alpha-amylase family glycosyl hydrolase — protein MSATLAEPRVAPARVSVWPRYPSLYEINTWVWLSELGQKYGKKVDLSAVPSAEWDAIASYGFDAVWLMGVWERSPAGIAISNQNQNLLADFRRALPDFRPDDNVGSPYCIRGYAVDRHLGGPEGLAVARRELAKRGMNLLLDFVPNHVAPDHPWAAEHPEYFIRGNAGDLRNDPSSFIEVHGNVIARGRDPYFPAWQDVVQLNAFAPGLRQSAIETVSSIAQQCDGIRCDMAMLFLNQVFERTWGSRAGPRPATEYWIDLIVTIKKKYPGFLFAAEAYWDLEWDLQQQGFDFCYDKKLYDRLEHGNAESARLHLCADLAYQAKLLRFIENHDEPRAAATFLPAKQEAAALTTATLPGAKLFHEGQFDGRKVRLPVFLGRRPTEPVDSNLHTFYSKLLESIHRPIFHEGQWALCERTGWPDNASFQNLVAWSWLRGDEWYLIVVNLSDYTSQAQVQVPWADVPGGHWKLADLLSGAVFERDGNQMRSPGLYVELEPWHYHFLRCSPVKRA, from the coding sequence ATGAGTGCGACTCTGGCTGAACCAAGAGTAGCGCCAGCCAGGGTGTCTGTCTGGCCCCGATACCCTTCTCTCTATGAGATCAACACCTGGGTCTGGCTTTCCGAGCTAGGCCAGAAATACGGGAAGAAAGTTGATTTGTCCGCGGTCCCTTCGGCCGAATGGGATGCCATTGCCTCTTATGGTTTCGACGCTGTTTGGCTAATGGGGGTTTGGGAACGGAGTCCTGCCGGTATCGCGATCTCTAATCAGAACCAAAACCTGCTTGCCGATTTCCGCCGCGCCCTTCCCGACTTTCGTCCCGACGACAATGTGGGATCCCCCTACTGCATCCGTGGCTACGCCGTTGACCGGCATCTGGGAGGTCCTGAAGGTCTCGCGGTCGCCCGCCGAGAACTCGCCAAACGCGGCATGAACCTGCTTCTCGACTTCGTTCCGAATCATGTCGCGCCAGATCATCCCTGGGCCGCCGAACATCCCGAGTACTTCATCCGTGGCAACGCCGGCGATCTGCGCAATGATCCCTCCTCCTTCATTGAGGTGCATGGAAATGTCATTGCACGCGGACGTGACCCTTACTTTCCCGCATGGCAAGACGTCGTGCAGTTGAACGCGTTTGCCCCCGGACTTCGACAATCTGCGATTGAGACCGTCTCCAGCATTGCCCAGCAATGCGACGGGATTCGTTGCGACATGGCAATGTTGTTCCTGAACCAGGTCTTCGAGCGTACCTGGGGTAGCCGTGCTGGACCGCGGCCCGCAACCGAGTATTGGATCGATTTGATCGTCACGATCAAGAAGAAGTATCCCGGATTCCTCTTCGCTGCCGAAGCTTACTGGGATCTGGAATGGGATCTCCAGCAGCAAGGTTTTGACTTCTGCTATGACAAGAAGCTCTACGATCGGCTGGAACACGGCAATGCCGAAAGCGCCCGCCTTCATCTCTGTGCTGATCTTGCGTACCAGGCCAAACTGCTGCGTTTCATCGAGAACCACGACGAGCCACGGGCGGCGGCAACCTTCTTACCCGCAAAGCAAGAAGCCGCTGCCCTGACCACAGCCACTCTGCCTGGAGCAAAGTTATTCCATGAAGGGCAGTTCGATGGTCGCAAGGTAAGACTTCCGGTCTTTCTGGGCAGGCGTCCTACTGAACCCGTCGATTCCAACTTGCACACCTTCTATAGCAAGCTCCTGGAATCCATCCATCGCCCCATTTTTCACGAAGGCCAATGGGCCTTGTGCGAGCGTACCGGTTGGCCGGATAATGCCAGCTTCCAGAATTTGGTCGCCTGGAGCTGGTTGCGGGGCGACGAGTGGTACCTTATCGTTGTCAACCTGAGCGATTACACCTCACAGGCCCAGGTTCAAGTTCCGTGGGCTGATGTGCCCGGCGGACACTGGAAGTTAGCCGACCTGCTCTCAGGCGCGGTCTTTGAGCGCGACGGAAATCAGATGCGGTCGCCAGGTCTCTACGTGGAACTCGAGCCCTGGCACTATCACTTTCTTCGATGTTCGCCCGTGAAACGGGCATAG
- a CDS encoding OmpA family protein yields the protein MTPRNGSDGPIVRDFKFLMLLAVVLIAMVGLASAASMKVRAIASGEKGEVKGIISARDGDIVRVLEGDGATVMVVLGDATKIQLKKGALKLRKESLDATALLPGLKVEAKGIGNSEGQLLAENISFNPDDLKIAKAMQTRVAPLEAKQAQTEGDVKTAQLSADKAQASAEKAQASADIANAGVDSIHQRLSSLDDYDTKAFVTVYFDVNKFGLSPEAKKDLDGLVEQSRSLKGYMIEVAGYADPTGNAEKNQVLSEKRAEAVVQYLQQIGKVPLRRILAPVGLGETEEATAKSAQGRQQSRRVEVRLIVNKGLTA from the coding sequence ATGACACCCAGGAATGGTTCTGACGGTCCAATTGTGCGCGATTTCAAGTTTCTGATGTTGCTGGCGGTCGTGCTGATTGCAATGGTTGGCCTGGCCTCGGCTGCTTCGATGAAAGTCCGCGCAATTGCTAGTGGTGAGAAGGGTGAGGTGAAGGGCATTATCAGTGCGCGCGATGGAGACATCGTCCGCGTTCTGGAGGGCGATGGTGCGACGGTAATGGTCGTACTGGGAGATGCAACCAAGATCCAGCTAAAGAAGGGCGCACTTAAACTGAGAAAGGAGAGCCTGGACGCGACAGCCTTGCTCCCGGGCCTGAAGGTGGAAGCAAAAGGGATTGGCAACAGCGAGGGGCAACTGCTCGCAGAAAACATAAGTTTCAACCCCGACGATCTGAAGATCGCAAAGGCAATGCAGACGCGCGTGGCGCCACTGGAGGCCAAACAGGCGCAGACCGAGGGGGATGTAAAGACTGCTCAACTATCAGCAGATAAGGCGCAGGCTTCGGCGGAAAAGGCCCAAGCCTCGGCGGATATTGCCAACGCCGGAGTCGATTCCATACACCAGCGCCTTTCCAGCCTCGACGACTACGACACCAAGGCCTTTGTGACGGTCTACTTTGATGTGAACAAATTCGGTCTCAGCCCGGAGGCCAAGAAGGATCTCGATGGTCTGGTCGAGCAGTCCCGTTCGTTGAAGGGATACATGATCGAAGTGGCGGGTTATGCAGATCCGACCGGGAATGCAGAGAAAAACCAGGTCCTCAGCGAGAAGCGCGCGGAGGCTGTAGTTCAGTACCTGCAGCAGATCGGCAAAGTACCGCTGCGGCGGATCCTTGCGCCGGTCGGACTGGGCGAAACCGAGGAAGCTACTGCGAAGTCGGCACAGGGCCGGCAACAGAGTCGGAGGGTCGAAGTTCGCCTGATTGTCAACAAGGGGCTTACAGCCTAA